The Corvus cornix cornix isolate S_Up_H32 chromosome 12, ASM73873v5, whole genome shotgun sequence genome includes a window with the following:
- the UBA7 gene encoding ubiquitin-like modifier-activating enzyme 7 isoform X2, giving the protein MAGSGEEPRYSRQLYVLGGGGRRLAESAVLVSGLRGTGAQVATALVLAGTGRVVLHDRGATCTADRTHQFLLGESDLGQNRAKASQRALTKLNPCVVVEAHTGELSEAFLAPFQVVVLTESPLEEQLRVGDFCHAQGICFIVADTKGLAGQLFCDFGEQFVIDDPAEGDPVCAAVQHISQGNPGVVTCMGTEDSHGHLFCDGDLVTFSGVQGMTELNSQKPVPVRVLDAFRLEIGDTSSFSPYRCGGLVSQVQKPQECSHEPLCQSLEEPKIRVASPEDLPRSRSLHAAFQALHAFRREQGRLPRPRAPADAERVLELARSLGAQQGPLDEDIVRAFASVSAGDLCPVAAVVGALAAQEVLKAITRKFLPLDQWLYFDALECLALSGAAQLTEMDCAPRGSRYDGQIAVFGANFQEKLGHQKYLVVGAGAIGCELLKNFAMMGLAAGPDGELIVTDMDTVALSNLHRQLLYRSADISKPKSVVAAAAVQRMNPDVRVTAHQNQVGPATEMFYRDNFFRHLDGVASALDTLEARAYLERRCLRCRTPLLDSGTEGTRGNVLAMVPPLTKPLGPASTLRDGTFPLCTLRHFPRTIQHTLQWARDEFEGLFQLPAEQVNQFMEDPAFLEQPPPGKVLEQVWDSLRERPRDWQDCVRWARQHWQSRYHDAITQLLHIYPPEHETSPGVPFWAGDRSCPHPLTFNPDNDTHLDYVLAAAHLFAQVHRVPPCTDRAAIQAILRGVVLPPFAPQDGLQIPLTEELTEEAQVPTDCRQLTELTQDLMQWRQELVGDEEAETPLMEPIHFEKDNNIHIDFITAASNLRAENYGIPPANWLTSKRIAGRIVPAIITTTAAVAGLACLEVYKLVWGCQDLSCYRNSNIGLSDCLLLRFQPLPSTTYWYGGREWSCWDRLEMRAVGADGQAMTVEEVLDWLQRTHGWTVTMLLCGDIVLYDSKADEETRARQQAQRLSENLEDARMPQQQDLELLYMCEGEDAEVEDTRPPLLCSLP; this is encoded by the exons ATGGCGGGAAGCGGAGAGGAGCCGCGGTACTCGCGGCAGCT GTACGTGctgggcggcggcgggaggcggctGGCCGAGTCGGCGGTGCTGGTGTCGGGGCTGCGCGGGACCGGAGCGCAGGTGGCGACGGCGCTGGTGCTGGCGGGGACCGGGCGCGTCGTCCTGCACGACCGCGGTGCCACCTGCACCGCCGACCGCACCCACCAG TTCCTCCTGGGGGAGAGTGATCTGGGCCAGAACCGTGCCAAGGCATCCCAGCGGGCCCTGACCAAGCTGAACCCCTGTGTGGTGGTTGAGGCTCACACCGGGGAGCTGTCGGAGGCCTTCCTTGCCCCCTTCCAG GTGGTGGTGCTGACTGAATCCCcgctggaggagcagctccgCGTCGGGGACTTTTGCCATGCCCAGGGCATCTGCTTCATCGTGGCAGACACCAAGGGCCTGGCAGG GCAGCTGTTCTGTGACTTCGGGGAGCAGTTTGTCATTGATGACCCAGCAGAAGGGGACCCagtgtgtgctgctgtgcagcacatCTCCCAG GGCAACCCAGGAGTGGTGACATGCATGGGGACAGAGGACAGTCATGGCCACCTCTTCTGTGATGGAGACCTGGTGACGTTTTCTGGCGTGCAGGGGATGACAGAGCTGAACAGCCAGAAGCCCGTCCCCGTGCGTGTGTTGG ATGCCTTCAGGCTGGAGATCGGTGACACCAGCTCCTTCTCACCCTACCGCTGCGGGGGCCTGGTCTCACAGGTGCAGAAGCCCCAGGAGTGTTCTCAT gagcccCTGTGCCAGTCACTGGAGGAGCCCAAAATCCGGGTGGCGAGTCCCGAGGATCTGCCACGCAGCCGCAGCCTGCACGCCGCCTTCCAGGCCCTTCACGCTTTCCGCAGGGAGCAGGGCCGCCTGCCGCGGCCCAGGGCACCG gcGGATGCCGAGCGGGTGCTGGAGCTGGCGCGGagcctgggagcacagcagggtCCCCTGGATGAGGACATCGTGCGGGCCTTCGCCAGCGTGAGTGCGGGGGACCTGTGCCCCGTAGCCGCCGTCGTCGGGGCGCTGGCGGCCCAGGAGGTGCTGAAG GCCATCACTAGGAAGTTCCTGCCCCTGGACCAGTGGTTGTATTTCGACGCCCTGGAGTGCCTGGCGCTTTCGGGGGCTGCGCAGCTGACAGAGATGGACTGTGCCCCG AGAGGCTCTCGCTACGATGGCCAGATTGCTGTCTTCGGGGCCAATTTCCAGGAGAAGCTGGGCCACCAGAAGTACCTGGTG GTGGGAGCTGGTGCCATCGGCTGCGAGCTGCTGAAAAACTTTGCCATGATGGGGCTGGCGGCAGGGCCGGATGGGGAACTCATCGTCACCGACATGGACACCGTTGCCCTCTCCAACCTCCATCGGCAGCTCCTCTATCGCTCAGCAGATATCTCG AAGCCAAAGTCGGTGGTGGCCGCAGCAGCCGTGCAGCGCATGAACCCTGATGTCAGGGTGACAGCTCACCAGAACCAAGTGGGACCTGCCACCGAGATGTTCTACAGGGACAACTTCTTCCGGCACCTGGATGGCGTTGCCAGCGCCCTGGACACACTAGAGGCTC GCGCCTATTTGGAGAGACGTTGTCTCCGCTGCCGCACACCACTGCTGGACTCGGGCAcggaggggacacgggggaaTGTGCTGGCCATGGTACCACCCCTGACCAAGCCTCTGGGGCCGGCCAGCACCCTCAGGGATGGCACCTTCCCCCTCTGCACCCTGCGGCACTTCCCCCGCACCATCCAGCACACACTACAG TGGGCCCGTGATGAGTTTGAggggcttttccagctgcctgcagaacaAGTCAACCAGTTCATGGA GGAcccagctttcctggagcaGCCGCCGCCAGGAAAGGTCCTGGAGCAGGTGTGGGACAGCCTGCGGGAGCGGCCACGGGACTGGCAGGACTGTGTGCGCTGGGCTCGCCAGCACTGGCAGAGCCGCTACCACGATGCCAtcacccagctgctgcacatCTACCCTCCGGAGCAT gaaaCCAGCCCGGGTGTCCCCTTctgggcaggggacaggagCTGTCCCCATCCACTGACATTCAACCCTGACAAC GACACCCACCTGGACTatgtcctggctgctgcccatCTCTTTGCCCAAGTACACAGGGTCCCACCATGCACGGACCGGGCAGCCATTCAGGCCATCCTCCGTGGTGTGGTCCTGCCACCCTTTGCACCCCAGGACGGGCTCCAGATTCCCCTTACAGAGGAACTCACAGAGGAGGCACAGGTTCCCACAG ACTGCAGGCAGCTGACAGAGCTTACCCAGGACCTGATGCAGTGGAGACAGGAGCTGGTGGGGGATGAGGAGGCAGAAACACCCCTGATGGAGCCCATCCACTTTGAGAAG GACAACAATATTCACATAGACTTTATCACGGCAGCGTCCAACCTGCGTGCGGAGAACTATGGCATCCCCCCTGCCAACTGGCTGACG AGCAAGCGGATTGCCGGGCGCATCGTGCCTGCCATCATCACCACCACGGCAGCCGTGGCCGGGCTGGCGTGCCTGGAGGTCTACAAGCTGGTGTGGGGGTGCCAGGACCTCAGCTGCTACCGCAACAGCAACATCGGCCTGTCTGACTGCCTGCTGCTCCgtttccagcccctgccatccACCACCTACTGG TATGGCGGGCGGgagtggagctgctgggacCGGCTGGAGATGCGGGCAGTCGGCGCAGACGGGCAGGCGATGACGGTGGAGGAGGTGCTGGACTGGCTGCAG AGGACACATGGCTGGACCGTGACCATGCTCCTGTGTGGTGACATCGTGCTCTATGACAGCAAGGCGGATGAAGAAACACGGGCCCGGCAGCAGGCGCAGAG GTTATCAGAGAACTTGGAGGATGCCAGGATGCCTCAGCAGCAGGACCTGGAACTGCTGTATATGTGCGAGGGAGAGGATGCTGAGGTTGAAGATACCCGTCCCCCTCTCCTGTGCTCCCTACCCTGA
- the UBA7 gene encoding ubiquitin-like modifier-activating enzyme 7 isoform X3, which produces MAGSGEEPRYSRQLYVLGGGGRRLAESAVLVSGLRGTGAQVATALVLAGTGRVVLHDRGATCTADRTHQFLLGESDLGQNRAKASQRALTKLNPCVVVEAHTGELSEAFLAPFQVVVLTESPLEEQLRVGDFCHAQGICFIVADTKGLAGQLFCDFGEQFVIDDPAEGDPVCAAVQHISQGNPGVVTCMGTEDSHGHLFCDGDLVTFSGVQGMTELNSQKPVPVRVLDAFRLEIGDTSSFSPYRCGGLVSQVQKPQECSHEPLCQSLEEPKIRVASPEDLPRSRSLHAAFQALHAFRREQGRLPRPRAPADAERVLELARSLGAQQGPLDEDIVRAFASVSAGDLCPVAAVVGALAAQEVLKAITRKFLPLDQWLYFDALECLALSGAAQLTEMDCAPRGSRYDGQIAVFGANFQEKLGHQKYLVVGAGAIGCELLKNFAMMGLAAGPDGELIVTDMDTVALSNLHRQLLYRSADISKPKSVVAAAAVQRMNPDVRVTAHQNQVGPATEMFYRDNFFRHLDGVASALDTLEARAYLERRCLRCRTPLLDSGTEGTRGNVLAMVPPLTKPLGPASTLRDGTFPLCTLRHFPRTIQHTLQWARDEFEGLFQLPAEQVNQFMEDPAFLEQPPPGKVLEQVWDSLRERPRDWQDCVRWARQHWQSRYHDAITQLLHIYPPEHETSPGVPFWAGDRSCPHPLTFNPDNDTHLDYVLAAAHLFAQVHRVPPCTDRAAIQAILRGVVLPPFAPQDGLQIPLTEELTEEAQVPTGVPVPPDCRQLTELTQDLMQWRQELVGDEEAETPLMEPIHFEKDNNIHIDFITAASNLRAENYGIPPANWLTSKRIAGRIVPAIITTTAAVAGLACLEVYKLVWGCQDLSCYRNSNIGLSDCLLLRFQPLPSTTYWRTHGWTVTMLLCGDIVLYDSKADEETRARQQAQRLSENLEDARMPQQQDLELLYMCEGEDAEVEDTRPPLLCSLP; this is translated from the exons ATGGCGGGAAGCGGAGAGGAGCCGCGGTACTCGCGGCAGCT GTACGTGctgggcggcggcgggaggcggctGGCCGAGTCGGCGGTGCTGGTGTCGGGGCTGCGCGGGACCGGAGCGCAGGTGGCGACGGCGCTGGTGCTGGCGGGGACCGGGCGCGTCGTCCTGCACGACCGCGGTGCCACCTGCACCGCCGACCGCACCCACCAG TTCCTCCTGGGGGAGAGTGATCTGGGCCAGAACCGTGCCAAGGCATCCCAGCGGGCCCTGACCAAGCTGAACCCCTGTGTGGTGGTTGAGGCTCACACCGGGGAGCTGTCGGAGGCCTTCCTTGCCCCCTTCCAG GTGGTGGTGCTGACTGAATCCCcgctggaggagcagctccgCGTCGGGGACTTTTGCCATGCCCAGGGCATCTGCTTCATCGTGGCAGACACCAAGGGCCTGGCAGG GCAGCTGTTCTGTGACTTCGGGGAGCAGTTTGTCATTGATGACCCAGCAGAAGGGGACCCagtgtgtgctgctgtgcagcacatCTCCCAG GGCAACCCAGGAGTGGTGACATGCATGGGGACAGAGGACAGTCATGGCCACCTCTTCTGTGATGGAGACCTGGTGACGTTTTCTGGCGTGCAGGGGATGACAGAGCTGAACAGCCAGAAGCCCGTCCCCGTGCGTGTGTTGG ATGCCTTCAGGCTGGAGATCGGTGACACCAGCTCCTTCTCACCCTACCGCTGCGGGGGCCTGGTCTCACAGGTGCAGAAGCCCCAGGAGTGTTCTCAT gagcccCTGTGCCAGTCACTGGAGGAGCCCAAAATCCGGGTGGCGAGTCCCGAGGATCTGCCACGCAGCCGCAGCCTGCACGCCGCCTTCCAGGCCCTTCACGCTTTCCGCAGGGAGCAGGGCCGCCTGCCGCGGCCCAGGGCACCG gcGGATGCCGAGCGGGTGCTGGAGCTGGCGCGGagcctgggagcacagcagggtCCCCTGGATGAGGACATCGTGCGGGCCTTCGCCAGCGTGAGTGCGGGGGACCTGTGCCCCGTAGCCGCCGTCGTCGGGGCGCTGGCGGCCCAGGAGGTGCTGAAG GCCATCACTAGGAAGTTCCTGCCCCTGGACCAGTGGTTGTATTTCGACGCCCTGGAGTGCCTGGCGCTTTCGGGGGCTGCGCAGCTGACAGAGATGGACTGTGCCCCG AGAGGCTCTCGCTACGATGGCCAGATTGCTGTCTTCGGGGCCAATTTCCAGGAGAAGCTGGGCCACCAGAAGTACCTGGTG GTGGGAGCTGGTGCCATCGGCTGCGAGCTGCTGAAAAACTTTGCCATGATGGGGCTGGCGGCAGGGCCGGATGGGGAACTCATCGTCACCGACATGGACACCGTTGCCCTCTCCAACCTCCATCGGCAGCTCCTCTATCGCTCAGCAGATATCTCG AAGCCAAAGTCGGTGGTGGCCGCAGCAGCCGTGCAGCGCATGAACCCTGATGTCAGGGTGACAGCTCACCAGAACCAAGTGGGACCTGCCACCGAGATGTTCTACAGGGACAACTTCTTCCGGCACCTGGATGGCGTTGCCAGCGCCCTGGACACACTAGAGGCTC GCGCCTATTTGGAGAGACGTTGTCTCCGCTGCCGCACACCACTGCTGGACTCGGGCAcggaggggacacgggggaaTGTGCTGGCCATGGTACCACCCCTGACCAAGCCTCTGGGGCCGGCCAGCACCCTCAGGGATGGCACCTTCCCCCTCTGCACCCTGCGGCACTTCCCCCGCACCATCCAGCACACACTACAG TGGGCCCGTGATGAGTTTGAggggcttttccagctgcctgcagaacaAGTCAACCAGTTCATGGA GGAcccagctttcctggagcaGCCGCCGCCAGGAAAGGTCCTGGAGCAGGTGTGGGACAGCCTGCGGGAGCGGCCACGGGACTGGCAGGACTGTGTGCGCTGGGCTCGCCAGCACTGGCAGAGCCGCTACCACGATGCCAtcacccagctgctgcacatCTACCCTCCGGAGCAT gaaaCCAGCCCGGGTGTCCCCTTctgggcaggggacaggagCTGTCCCCATCCACTGACATTCAACCCTGACAAC GACACCCACCTGGACTatgtcctggctgctgcccatCTCTTTGCCCAAGTACACAGGGTCCCACCATGCACGGACCGGGCAGCCATTCAGGCCATCCTCCGTGGTGTGGTCCTGCCACCCTTTGCACCCCAGGACGGGCTCCAGATTCCCCTTACAGAGGAACTCACAGAGGAGGCACAGGTTCCCACAG GGGTCCCTGTGCCCCCAGACTGCAGGCAGCTGACAGAGCTTACCCAGGACCTGATGCAGTGGAGACAGGAGCTGGTGGGGGATGAGGAGGCAGAAACACCCCTGATGGAGCCCATCCACTTTGAGAAG GACAACAATATTCACATAGACTTTATCACGGCAGCGTCCAACCTGCGTGCGGAGAACTATGGCATCCCCCCTGCCAACTGGCTGACG AGCAAGCGGATTGCCGGGCGCATCGTGCCTGCCATCATCACCACCACGGCAGCCGTGGCCGGGCTGGCGTGCCTGGAGGTCTACAAGCTGGTGTGGGGGTGCCAGGACCTCAGCTGCTACCGCAACAGCAACATCGGCCTGTCTGACTGCCTGCTGCTCCgtttccagcccctgccatccACCACCTACTGG AGGACACATGGCTGGACCGTGACCATGCTCCTGTGTGGTGACATCGTGCTCTATGACAGCAAGGCGGATGAAGAAACACGGGCCCGGCAGCAGGCGCAGAG GTTATCAGAGAACTTGGAGGATGCCAGGATGCCTCAGCAGCAGGACCTGGAACTGCTGTATATGTGCGAGGGAGAGGATGCTGAGGTTGAAGATACCCGTCCCCCTCTCCTGTGCTCCCTACCCTGA
- the UBA7 gene encoding ubiquitin-like modifier-activating enzyme 7 isoform X1 codes for MAGSGEEPRYSRQLYVLGGGGRRLAESAVLVSGLRGTGAQVATALVLAGTGRVVLHDRGATCTADRTHQFLLGESDLGQNRAKASQRALTKLNPCVVVEAHTGELSEAFLAPFQVVVLTESPLEEQLRVGDFCHAQGICFIVADTKGLAGQLFCDFGEQFVIDDPAEGDPVCAAVQHISQGNPGVVTCMGTEDSHGHLFCDGDLVTFSGVQGMTELNSQKPVPVRVLDAFRLEIGDTSSFSPYRCGGLVSQVQKPQECSHEPLCQSLEEPKIRVASPEDLPRSRSLHAAFQALHAFRREQGRLPRPRAPADAERVLELARSLGAQQGPLDEDIVRAFASVSAGDLCPVAAVVGALAAQEVLKAITRKFLPLDQWLYFDALECLALSGAAQLTEMDCAPRGSRYDGQIAVFGANFQEKLGHQKYLVVGAGAIGCELLKNFAMMGLAAGPDGELIVTDMDTVALSNLHRQLLYRSADISKPKSVVAAAAVQRMNPDVRVTAHQNQVGPATEMFYRDNFFRHLDGVASALDTLEARAYLERRCLRCRTPLLDSGTEGTRGNVLAMVPPLTKPLGPASTLRDGTFPLCTLRHFPRTIQHTLQWARDEFEGLFQLPAEQVNQFMEDPAFLEQPPPGKVLEQVWDSLRERPRDWQDCVRWARQHWQSRYHDAITQLLHIYPPEHETSPGVPFWAGDRSCPHPLTFNPDNDTHLDYVLAAAHLFAQVHRVPPCTDRAAIQAILRGVVLPPFAPQDGLQIPLTEELTEEAQVPTGVPVPPDCRQLTELTQDLMQWRQELVGDEEAETPLMEPIHFEKDNNIHIDFITAASNLRAENYGIPPANWLTSKRIAGRIVPAIITTTAAVAGLACLEVYKLVWGCQDLSCYRNSNIGLSDCLLLRFQPLPSTTYWYGGREWSCWDRLEMRAVGADGQAMTVEEVLDWLQRTHGWTVTMLLCGDIVLYDSKADEETRARQQAQRLSENLEDARMPQQQDLELLYMCEGEDAEVEDTRPPLLCSLP; via the exons ATGGCGGGAAGCGGAGAGGAGCCGCGGTACTCGCGGCAGCT GTACGTGctgggcggcggcgggaggcggctGGCCGAGTCGGCGGTGCTGGTGTCGGGGCTGCGCGGGACCGGAGCGCAGGTGGCGACGGCGCTGGTGCTGGCGGGGACCGGGCGCGTCGTCCTGCACGACCGCGGTGCCACCTGCACCGCCGACCGCACCCACCAG TTCCTCCTGGGGGAGAGTGATCTGGGCCAGAACCGTGCCAAGGCATCCCAGCGGGCCCTGACCAAGCTGAACCCCTGTGTGGTGGTTGAGGCTCACACCGGGGAGCTGTCGGAGGCCTTCCTTGCCCCCTTCCAG GTGGTGGTGCTGACTGAATCCCcgctggaggagcagctccgCGTCGGGGACTTTTGCCATGCCCAGGGCATCTGCTTCATCGTGGCAGACACCAAGGGCCTGGCAGG GCAGCTGTTCTGTGACTTCGGGGAGCAGTTTGTCATTGATGACCCAGCAGAAGGGGACCCagtgtgtgctgctgtgcagcacatCTCCCAG GGCAACCCAGGAGTGGTGACATGCATGGGGACAGAGGACAGTCATGGCCACCTCTTCTGTGATGGAGACCTGGTGACGTTTTCTGGCGTGCAGGGGATGACAGAGCTGAACAGCCAGAAGCCCGTCCCCGTGCGTGTGTTGG ATGCCTTCAGGCTGGAGATCGGTGACACCAGCTCCTTCTCACCCTACCGCTGCGGGGGCCTGGTCTCACAGGTGCAGAAGCCCCAGGAGTGTTCTCAT gagcccCTGTGCCAGTCACTGGAGGAGCCCAAAATCCGGGTGGCGAGTCCCGAGGATCTGCCACGCAGCCGCAGCCTGCACGCCGCCTTCCAGGCCCTTCACGCTTTCCGCAGGGAGCAGGGCCGCCTGCCGCGGCCCAGGGCACCG gcGGATGCCGAGCGGGTGCTGGAGCTGGCGCGGagcctgggagcacagcagggtCCCCTGGATGAGGACATCGTGCGGGCCTTCGCCAGCGTGAGTGCGGGGGACCTGTGCCCCGTAGCCGCCGTCGTCGGGGCGCTGGCGGCCCAGGAGGTGCTGAAG GCCATCACTAGGAAGTTCCTGCCCCTGGACCAGTGGTTGTATTTCGACGCCCTGGAGTGCCTGGCGCTTTCGGGGGCTGCGCAGCTGACAGAGATGGACTGTGCCCCG AGAGGCTCTCGCTACGATGGCCAGATTGCTGTCTTCGGGGCCAATTTCCAGGAGAAGCTGGGCCACCAGAAGTACCTGGTG GTGGGAGCTGGTGCCATCGGCTGCGAGCTGCTGAAAAACTTTGCCATGATGGGGCTGGCGGCAGGGCCGGATGGGGAACTCATCGTCACCGACATGGACACCGTTGCCCTCTCCAACCTCCATCGGCAGCTCCTCTATCGCTCAGCAGATATCTCG AAGCCAAAGTCGGTGGTGGCCGCAGCAGCCGTGCAGCGCATGAACCCTGATGTCAGGGTGACAGCTCACCAGAACCAAGTGGGACCTGCCACCGAGATGTTCTACAGGGACAACTTCTTCCGGCACCTGGATGGCGTTGCCAGCGCCCTGGACACACTAGAGGCTC GCGCCTATTTGGAGAGACGTTGTCTCCGCTGCCGCACACCACTGCTGGACTCGGGCAcggaggggacacgggggaaTGTGCTGGCCATGGTACCACCCCTGACCAAGCCTCTGGGGCCGGCCAGCACCCTCAGGGATGGCACCTTCCCCCTCTGCACCCTGCGGCACTTCCCCCGCACCATCCAGCACACACTACAG TGGGCCCGTGATGAGTTTGAggggcttttccagctgcctgcagaacaAGTCAACCAGTTCATGGA GGAcccagctttcctggagcaGCCGCCGCCAGGAAAGGTCCTGGAGCAGGTGTGGGACAGCCTGCGGGAGCGGCCACGGGACTGGCAGGACTGTGTGCGCTGGGCTCGCCAGCACTGGCAGAGCCGCTACCACGATGCCAtcacccagctgctgcacatCTACCCTCCGGAGCAT gaaaCCAGCCCGGGTGTCCCCTTctgggcaggggacaggagCTGTCCCCATCCACTGACATTCAACCCTGACAAC GACACCCACCTGGACTatgtcctggctgctgcccatCTCTTTGCCCAAGTACACAGGGTCCCACCATGCACGGACCGGGCAGCCATTCAGGCCATCCTCCGTGGTGTGGTCCTGCCACCCTTTGCACCCCAGGACGGGCTCCAGATTCCCCTTACAGAGGAACTCACAGAGGAGGCACAGGTTCCCACAG GGGTCCCTGTGCCCCCAGACTGCAGGCAGCTGACAGAGCTTACCCAGGACCTGATGCAGTGGAGACAGGAGCTGGTGGGGGATGAGGAGGCAGAAACACCCCTGATGGAGCCCATCCACTTTGAGAAG GACAACAATATTCACATAGACTTTATCACGGCAGCGTCCAACCTGCGTGCGGAGAACTATGGCATCCCCCCTGCCAACTGGCTGACG AGCAAGCGGATTGCCGGGCGCATCGTGCCTGCCATCATCACCACCACGGCAGCCGTGGCCGGGCTGGCGTGCCTGGAGGTCTACAAGCTGGTGTGGGGGTGCCAGGACCTCAGCTGCTACCGCAACAGCAACATCGGCCTGTCTGACTGCCTGCTGCTCCgtttccagcccctgccatccACCACCTACTGG TATGGCGGGCGGgagtggagctgctgggacCGGCTGGAGATGCGGGCAGTCGGCGCAGACGGGCAGGCGATGACGGTGGAGGAGGTGCTGGACTGGCTGCAG AGGACACATGGCTGGACCGTGACCATGCTCCTGTGTGGTGACATCGTGCTCTATGACAGCAAGGCGGATGAAGAAACACGGGCCCGGCAGCAGGCGCAGAG GTTATCAGAGAACTTGGAGGATGCCAGGATGCCTCAGCAGCAGGACCTGGAACTGCTGTATATGTGCGAGGGAGAGGATGCTGAGGTTGAAGATACCCGTCCCCCTCTCCTGTGCTCCCTACCCTGA